In Deinococcus maricopensis DSM 21211, one genomic interval encodes:
- a CDS encoding ABC transporter permease, giving the protein MKVWKKFSRNPLGVFGLVLAVLFALMALFAPVLAPMPKDQGNVRTTFTIPERMASEGYSSEPTKPNATHKFGLSENGYDIKFGVVWGARTAFVISIVIVAISLIVGLLVGTIAGFYGGWVDTIMMRFTDIIFSFPSILLLIVLATVLGRELWVLMLAFAAVGWGTYARLIRSEILKIKRLEYVEAARAIGARDLRLIMKHVIPNSLGSLLVVVTNDIGSIVVSFAALSFIGVGAPSGFPDWGQLINLSKNWITRPEYAFTYLYPGVALILFSLSWNLIGDSLRDAIDPRSR; this is encoded by the coding sequence ATGAAAGTCTGGAAGAAGTTCTCCCGCAACCCCCTCGGCGTGTTCGGCCTGGTCCTCGCGGTGCTGTTCGCCCTGATGGCCCTGTTCGCGCCCGTGCTGGCCCCCATGCCCAAAGACCAGGGCAACGTCCGCACCACCTTCACGATCCCCGAACGCATGGCCAGCGAAGGGTACAGCAGCGAACCCACCAAACCCAACGCCACCCACAAGTTCGGCCTCAGCGAAAACGGCTACGACATCAAGTTCGGTGTCGTCTGGGGCGCGCGCACCGCGTTCGTCATCAGCATCGTGATCGTCGCCATCAGCCTGATCGTCGGCCTGCTCGTCGGCACCATCGCCGGCTTCTACGGCGGCTGGGTGGACACCATCATGATGCGCTTCACGGACATCATCTTCTCGTTCCCCAGCATCCTGCTGCTGATCGTGCTCGCCACCGTCCTCGGCCGTGAACTGTGGGTGCTGATGCTCGCCTTCGCCGCTGTCGGTTGGGGCACGTACGCCCGCCTGATCCGCTCCGAAATCCTCAAAATCAAACGCCTCGAGTACGTCGAAGCGGCCCGCGCGATCGGCGCGCGCGACCTGCGCCTGATCATGAAGCACGTCATCCCCAACAGCCTCGGCAGCCTGCTCGTCGTCGTCACCAACGACATCGGCAGCATCGTCGTGAGCTTCGCCGCGCTCAGCTTCATCGGCGTCGGTGCGCCGTCCGGCTTCCCCGACTGGGGGCAGCTGATCAACCTCAGCAAGAACTGGATCACCCGCCCGGAGTACGCCTTCACGTACCTGTACCCCGGCGTCGCCCTGATCCTGTTCAGCCTCAGCTGGAACCTCATCGGCGACAGCCTGCGCGACGCCATCGACCCGCGCAGCCGCTAA
- a CDS encoding ABC transporter permease — translation MFTFILRRLLQLPVTLAGISLLVFALTMLLKPDQRATAYITNEKQLNQIPEIVQRYHLDAPFYVQFIQWFGKVLHGDLGYSTSAREPVTAALGQYFPATVELVVVAIIPIVLFGVVLGILAGVYRNRWPDQLARLLAILGSALPSFVLGIFMLAYFYGTLQWFPPGRISDALSYSLPSVDGFLLFRSIGQGQWNVVGDLLKHMIMPVAVLTLISSAQLVRVTRANMIEQLSQDYVRTARAKGLADRRVINKHALRNVLIPVITLAGILFFSLLGGVTITETVFNYPGVGAWSARAAQLLDTNGVIGYALIIAAITVISNTIVDLLYGLVDPRVRYD, via the coding sequence ATGTTCACGTTCATCTTGCGCAGGTTGCTGCAACTGCCCGTCACCCTGGCGGGCATCAGCCTCCTGGTTTTCGCGCTCACGATGCTGCTCAAACCCGATCAGCGCGCGACCGCCTACATCACCAACGAAAAGCAGCTCAACCAGATTCCCGAGATTGTCCAGCGCTACCACCTCGACGCACCGTTCTACGTGCAGTTCATCCAGTGGTTCGGTAAGGTGCTGCACGGCGACCTGGGCTACAGCACCAGCGCCCGCGAACCCGTCACGGCCGCGCTCGGGCAGTACTTCCCCGCCACCGTGGAACTCGTGGTGGTGGCCATCATCCCCATCGTGCTGTTCGGCGTGGTGCTCGGCATCCTCGCCGGCGTGTACCGCAACCGCTGGCCGGACCAGCTCGCGCGCCTGCTCGCCATCCTCGGCTCGGCGCTGCCCAGCTTCGTGCTCGGCATCTTCATGCTCGCGTACTTCTACGGCACGCTGCAGTGGTTCCCGCCCGGCCGCATCAGCGACGCCCTCAGCTACTCCCTGCCCAGCGTGGACGGCTTCCTGCTGTTCCGCAGCATCGGCCAGGGCCAGTGGAACGTCGTCGGCGACCTCCTGAAGCACATGATCATGCCCGTCGCGGTGCTCACCCTGATCAGCAGCGCCCAGCTGGTGCGCGTCACCCGCGCCAACATGATCGAGCAGCTCAGCCAGGACTACGTCCGCACCGCGCGCGCCAAAGGCCTCGCGGACCGCCGCGTCATCAACAAGCACGCGCTGCGCAACGTCCTGATTCCCGTCATCACCCTGGCGGGCATCCTGTTCTTCTCGCTGCTCGGCGGCGTCACCATCACCGAAACGGTGTTCAACTACCCCGGCGTGGGCGCCTGGAGTGCCCGCGCCGCGCAACTCCTCGACACGAACGGCGTCATCGGGTACGCGCTGATCATCGCGGCCATCACGGTCATCAGCAACACCATCGTGGACCTGCTGTACGGCCTGGTCGACCCGCGCGTGAGGTACGACTGA
- a CDS encoding ABC transporter substrate-binding protein: MKKTALLVGLMLAGAAMAQTKNPGTLINVSISDWSSFDPAHCYDTACAEVLQNTLETLYFPKGTSSTQFAPLLAASMPTISNGGKTYTIKLNTKARFSDGSPVTAADVKYSIARQVLMSTDDGPAALLLEPLLGDAAPLKKDDAAAFDRVDKAIQTRGNDTVIFNLAKPFAPFVSALAHNAASIYSKKAAVAAGEWDGTKASWAKFNNAPLGESKYANVTPLGSGPFVLQRYDKGQQVVLAKNAKYWRAPAKLNVVVLKRVDEPATAVQMLRTGDADQIGVGAYPRNQIKNFQGLPGVKVIDNVSTLVLQAMFMNFNIKGTNYLGSAKMDEKGIPANFFSDVNVRRGFAASFDYQTFIKDQLLGAGTQTNTVLVKGLAGYTNSLKYKFDRTAATNYFKKAWGGKLWDAGFTVPVFYNSGNANRQKAAEILKRNIEAINPKFHVDVREAQFSSILADAAAKRMTVWMLGWQADYADPHNFAQPFLASTGNYPQNTGYKNARVDALINQAVATTDPAKRTALYKQIEQIGFNDVAEVPLWQGISYTVQRDWVKGRVLNPLYSGDYYYYTSK; this comes from the coding sequence ATGAAGAAAACCGCCCTTCTCGTCGGTCTGATGCTCGCCGGCGCCGCCATGGCCCAGACCAAGAACCCCGGGACGCTGATCAACGTCAGCATCAGTGACTGGAGCAGCTTCGACCCCGCGCACTGCTACGACACGGCCTGCGCCGAGGTCCTCCAGAACACCCTAGAAACCCTGTACTTCCCGAAAGGCACCAGCTCCACCCAGTTTGCCCCCCTGCTGGCCGCGAGCATGCCCACCATCAGCAACGGTGGCAAGACCTACACCATCAAGCTGAACACCAAGGCGCGCTTCAGCGACGGCAGCCCCGTCACCGCCGCCGACGTGAAGTACAGCATCGCCCGCCAGGTCCTCATGAGCACCGACGACGGCCCCGCCGCGCTGCTGCTCGAGCCGCTCCTCGGCGACGCCGCCCCCCTCAAGAAGGACGACGCGGCCGCGTTCGACCGCGTCGACAAAGCCATCCAGACGCGCGGCAACGACACCGTCATCTTCAACCTCGCCAAGCCCTTCGCGCCGTTCGTGAGCGCCCTCGCGCACAACGCCGCCAGCATCTACAGCAAGAAAGCCGCTGTGGCCGCCGGCGAATGGGACGGCACCAAGGCCAGCTGGGCGAAGTTCAACAACGCTCCCCTCGGCGAGAGCAAATACGCGAACGTCACCCCGCTCGGCAGCGGCCCGTTCGTCCTGCAGCGCTACGACAAGGGCCAGCAGGTCGTGCTCGCCAAGAACGCGAAGTACTGGCGCGCCCCCGCGAAGCTCAACGTCGTCGTCCTGAAGCGCGTCGATGAGCCCGCCACGGCGGTCCAGATGCTGCGCACCGGCGACGCCGACCAGATCGGCGTGGGCGCGTACCCCCGCAACCAGATCAAGAACTTCCAGGGCCTCCCCGGCGTGAAGGTCATCGACAACGTCAGCACCCTCGTGCTCCAGGCGATGTTCATGAACTTCAACATCAAGGGCACCAACTACCTCGGCAGCGCCAAGATGGACGAGAAGGGCATCCCCGCCAACTTCTTCAGCGACGTCAACGTCCGCCGCGGCTTCGCCGCCAGCTTCGACTACCAGACCTTCATCAAGGACCAGCTGCTCGGCGCCGGCACGCAGACCAACACCGTGCTCGTCAAGGGCCTCGCCGGCTACACCAACAGCCTGAAGTACAAGTTCGACCGCACCGCCGCGACGAACTACTTCAAGAAGGCGTGGGGCGGCAAGCTGTGGGACGCGGGCTTCACGGTGCCGGTGTTCTACAACAGCGGCAACGCCAACCGCCAGAAGGCGGCCGAGATCCTCAAGCGCAACATCGAGGCGATCAACCCGAAATTCCACGTGGACGTGCGTGAAGCGCAGTTCAGCAGCATCCTCGCCGACGCCGCCGCCAAGCGCATGACCGTGTGGATGCTCGGCTGGCAGGCCGACTACGCCGACCCGCACAACTTCGCGCAGCCGTTCCTCGCGAGCACCGGCAACTACCCGCAGAACACCGGGTACAAGAACGCCCGCGTGGACGCCCTCATCAACCAGGCCGTCGCCACCACCGACCCGGCCAAGCGCACCGCGCTGTACAAGCAGATCGAGCAGATCGGCTTCAACGACGTCGCCGAAGTGCCCCTCTGGCAGGGCATCAGCTACACCGTGCAGCGTGACTGGGTGAAGGGCCGCGTCCTGAACCCCCTGTACAGCGGCGACTACTACTACTACACCAGCAAGTAA
- a CDS encoding D-alanine--D-alanine ligase family protein, with protein sequence MSDGAKVRILLLAGGQSGEHEVSLSSARGVLAALPKDRFEVTPLVISKEGRWLPPADTTRALEAGVAETGGDLMLRGVADAASFDVVFPLLHGPNGEDGTVQGLLTLAGIPFVGSGVLGSAASMDKAMTKQVLAAHGIPQVPWRLLTRAQVRRDPAAALTAARELGFPLFVKPANMGSSVGISKVRGEDELDGALREAFAHDRRVVLEAMTQGKPRELEVGILGNDAPMASPVGELRFDADFYDYETKYTEGRATMHIPADVPHAVAEQVRTYALAAFRALDCAGLARIDFFYEAATGQVYLNEVNTMPGFTPTSMYPNLWAAAGLSYADLVTRLVELATEDR encoded by the coding sequence GTGAGTGACGGCGCGAAAGTACGGATTCTGCTGCTTGCGGGTGGGCAGAGCGGCGAGCATGAAGTGAGCCTGTCGAGCGCGCGCGGCGTGCTGGCGGCCCTGCCCAAGGACCGGTTCGAGGTGACGCCGCTGGTGATCAGCAAGGAGGGGCGCTGGCTGCCGCCCGCCGACACGACCCGCGCGCTCGAGGCGGGCGTCGCCGAGACCGGCGGGGACCTGATGCTGCGCGGCGTGGCGGACGCCGCGTCGTTCGACGTGGTGTTCCCGCTGCTGCACGGCCCGAACGGCGAGGACGGCACCGTGCAGGGCCTGCTGACGCTCGCGGGCATTCCGTTCGTCGGGTCGGGCGTGCTGGGCAGCGCGGCGAGCATGGACAAGGCCATGACGAAGCAGGTGCTGGCCGCGCACGGCATCCCGCAGGTGCCGTGGCGTCTGCTGACGCGCGCGCAGGTCCGCCGCGACCCCGCTGCGGCGCTTACCGCCGCGCGCGAACTGGGTTTCCCGCTGTTCGTGAAGCCCGCGAACATGGGCTCCAGCGTCGGCATCAGCAAGGTCCGCGGCGAGGACGAACTGGACGGCGCGCTGCGCGAGGCGTTCGCGCACGACCGCCGGGTGGTGCTGGAAGCCATGACGCAGGGCAAACCGCGCGAGCTGGAAGTCGGCATCCTCGGGAACGACGCGCCCATGGCGAGCCCCGTGGGCGAGTTGCGCTTCGACGCGGATTTTTATGACTACGAAACGAAATACACCGAGGGCCGCGCGACCATGCACATCCCCGCGGACGTGCCGCACGCCGTGGCGGAACAGGTCCGCACGTACGCCCTCGCGGCGTTCCGCGCGCTGGACTGCGCGGGCCTGGCGCGCATCGACTTCTTCTACGAGGCGGCGACGGGGCAGGTGTACCTGAACGAGGTGAACACCATGCCGGGCTTCACGCCGACCAGCATGTACCCGAACCTGTGGGCGGCAGCGGGCCTCAGCTACGCGGACCTCGTGACGCGCCTCGTGGAACTCGCCACCGAGGACCGCTGA
- the ubiE gene encoding bifunctional demethylmenaquinone methyltransferase/2-methoxy-6-polyprenyl-1,4-benzoquinol methylase UbiE: MSVSQPPVGDQVEKSAQVRAMFASIAGRYDLLNRVLSLGVDRAWRRAATHEALLHTPSRILDVATGTADFALELKRGAPGAEVVGCDFVPEMLAIGREKARAQHLDVRLEEGDALNLPYADASFDVVTCAFGFRNFSDYGRGLAEFWRVLRPGGRLVLLEFPPPGRGLFGALFRFYFRQVLPRIGGLVSGNAGAYTYLPESVLAFPAPAQLALMMHAAGFRTRYRTLTFGIAALHVGDKR; the protein is encoded by the coding sequence ATGAGCGTGTCCCAGCCGCCCGTGGGCGATCAGGTGGAGAAGTCCGCGCAGGTCCGCGCGATGTTCGCGAGCATCGCCGGACGGTACGACCTGCTGAACCGCGTCCTGAGCCTCGGCGTGGACCGCGCGTGGCGCCGCGCGGCCACGCACGAGGCGCTGCTGCACACGCCGAGCCGCATTCTGGACGTGGCGACCGGCACGGCAGACTTCGCGCTGGAGCTCAAGCGCGGCGCGCCCGGCGCCGAGGTGGTCGGCTGCGACTTCGTGCCGGAGATGCTCGCCATCGGGCGGGAGAAGGCGCGCGCGCAGCACCTCGACGTCCGCCTGGAGGAAGGCGACGCGCTGAACCTCCCCTATGCGGACGCGAGCTTCGACGTGGTCACGTGCGCGTTCGGGTTCCGGAACTTCTCGGATTACGGGCGGGGCCTCGCGGAGTTCTGGCGGGTGCTGCGGCCCGGCGGGCGCCTGGTGCTGCTGGAGTTCCCGCCGCCCGGGCGTGGGCTGTTCGGGGCGTTGTTCCGCTTCTATTTCCGTCAGGTGCTGCCGCGCATCGGTGGGCTCGTGAGCGGCAATGCCGGCGCGTACACGTACCTGCCGGAGAGCGTACTGGCGTTCCCCGCGCCCGCGCAGCTGGCCCTGATGATGCACGCGGCGGGCTTCCGCACGCGTTACCGCACCCTCACGTTCGGCATTGCGGCGCTGCACGTCGGCGACAAGCGCTAG
- a CDS encoding sulfurtransferase, with amino-acid sequence MTDALPLPFSPLVSADWLVAHLNDPRVRVLDARFELMNPEAGAAAYRAGHLPGAVYAGLSDVLSGPKTPSGAGGRHPLPDPEVLAAWLGAHCVRNDSVVVAYDDPTSGHGFYAARAWWLLRWLGHDRVFVLDGGLPAYLRAGGPLTTEVPSPAPTTFTPHVRADLVASADEVGARGAGALLVDSRAPARYRGDTEPLDRRAGHIPGALNRDWSGALREDGTWRTPEEQAARLDVGDAPVTFYCGSGVSATPNLLALELAGRPLGPGNRLYSGSWSDWVSDEGRPVETGG; translated from the coding sequence ATGACCGATGCCCTTCCCCTCCCCTTCTCGCCACTGGTGAGCGCCGACTGGCTGGTGGCGCACCTGAACGACCCGCGCGTGCGGGTGCTGGACGCCCGCTTCGAGCTGATGAACCCCGAGGCGGGCGCCGCCGCGTACCGTGCCGGGCACCTCCCAGGCGCCGTGTACGCCGGGCTGAGCGATGTGCTGAGCGGCCCGAAGACGCCCAGCGGGGCGGGCGGACGGCACCCCCTGCCGGATCCGGAGGTGCTCGCCGCGTGGCTGGGCGCGCACTGTGTCCGCAACGACAGCGTCGTGGTCGCGTACGACGATCCGACCAGCGGGCACGGGTTCTACGCGGCGCGCGCGTGGTGGTTGCTGCGCTGGCTCGGGCACGACCGCGTGTTCGTGCTGGACGGCGGCCTGCCCGCGTACCTCCGCGCGGGCGGCCCCCTGACCACCGAGGTGCCCTCGCCCGCGCCGACCACCTTCACGCCGCACGTCCGTGCCGACCTGGTCGCGTCCGCCGACGAGGTCGGCGCGCGCGGTGCCGGTGCGCTGCTGGTCGACTCGCGCGCGCCCGCCCGCTACCGCGGCGACACGGAACCCCTTGACCGCCGCGCGGGGCACATCCCCGGCGCCCTCAACCGTGACTGGAGCGGCGCGCTCCGCGAAGACGGCACCTGGCGCACGCCCGAGGAGCAGGCGGCGCGCCTGGACGTGGGTGACGCGCCCGTGACCTTCTACTGCGGCAGCGGCGTGAGCGCCACCCCGAACCTGCTCGCGCTGGAACTCGCAGGGCGTCCGCTCGGGCCGGGGAACCGCCTGTACAGCGGCTCGTGGAGCGACTGGGTGAGCGATGAGGGGCGTCCCGTCGAAACGGGCGGGTGA
- a CDS encoding FAD-dependent oxidoreductase produces MFGPTTPRSRPQPGHVYDVAVVGAGLAGTELTWRLARAGADVLLVSQALDHLGNLYQPTVDAALFPPESVFAQVARRLAPDADGAPLDGWHFHRVLKAELEATSGIHLLQSCVRGVTCTDAGFTLATWEGPSLHARTLVLAAGSFLRARLRLGAFEEEAGRLSEVAYDFLADDLTAQGVPLAEREDAAHSASGAPAYTVRYSTFTAGDLDGFAFTRWPGAFAVGRCTPGEHTYASVLTDAARLADHLTKERA; encoded by the coding sequence ATGTTTGGACCTACCACACCGAGGTCGCGCCCGCAGCCGGGCCACGTGTACGACGTGGCCGTGGTCGGCGCGGGCCTTGCGGGCACGGAACTGACGTGGCGCCTCGCGCGCGCGGGCGCGGACGTGCTGCTCGTCTCGCAGGCCCTCGACCACCTCGGGAACCTGTACCAGCCGACGGTGGACGCGGCGCTGTTCCCACCGGAAAGCGTGTTCGCGCAGGTGGCGCGCCGCCTCGCCCCGGACGCGGACGGCGCGCCCCTGGACGGCTGGCACTTCCACCGCGTCCTGAAAGCGGAACTTGAGGCGACGAGCGGCATTCACCTGCTGCAGTCCTGCGTGCGCGGCGTGACCTGCACGGACGCCGGCTTCACGCTCGCCACGTGGGAAGGGCCGAGCCTGCATGCGCGCACGCTGGTGCTCGCCGCCGGGTCGTTCCTGCGCGCGCGCCTCAGGCTCGGCGCGTTCGAGGAGGAGGCCGGGCGGCTCAGCGAGGTCGCGTACGATTTCCTCGCGGACGACCTCACGGCGCAGGGCGTGCCACTGGCCGAACGCGAGGACGCCGCCCACAGCGCCAGCGGAGCGCCCGCGTACACCGTGCGCTACTCGACGTTCACCGCCGGTGACCTCGACGGGTTCGCGTTCACCCGCTGGCCGGGCGCGTTCGCGGTGGGCCGCTGTACGCCCGGCGAACACACGTACGCCTCCGTCCTCACCGACGCCGCCCGCCTCGCGGATCACCTCACGAAGGAGCGCGCATGA
- the trmB gene encoding tRNA (guanine(46)-N(7))-methyltransferase TrmB, whose amino-acid sequence MILRLSDFQFPDAPARLYPDTPDRDWYLEVGFGDGRFWPHLAPTLDFPNYLGVEISGVSLLKAHRRLRDARIENAHVTKLLALPLVQGVIPPESLTGIIVNFPDPWPKAGHEEHRLLRAPFLTLAANRLKLGGAVWFTTDHDEYFEFACAQARDTGLFELDFTAPPASALETKYALKWRELGLGVNHVRFRKIKHPDAPAFDIHPYPAEEAHVPHAILTLPDTLDLNAFEKFTARDPRGAYTVILLEAYRSVRRDEFTFLAHVVEDELTQEVLVNVTRRADGSSLVRLGRFGGPIITTGVKAAVATVTAWLEERGGVVTHRGY is encoded by the coding sequence ATGATCCTCCGCCTCAGTGACTTTCAATTCCCGGACGCACCCGCACGCCTCTACCCCGACACGCCGGACCGCGACTGGTACCTGGAGGTGGGCTTCGGGGACGGGCGCTTCTGGCCGCACCTCGCGCCCACCCTCGACTTCCCGAACTACCTCGGCGTGGAGATCAGCGGCGTCAGCCTGCTGAAGGCGCACCGCCGCCTGCGCGACGCGCGCATCGAGAACGCGCACGTCACGAAGCTGCTCGCACTGCCGCTCGTGCAGGGCGTCATCCCTCCGGAGAGCCTCACGGGCATCATCGTGAATTTTCCCGACCCGTGGCCGAAAGCCGGGCACGAGGAGCACCGCCTGCTGCGCGCGCCGTTCCTGACGCTCGCCGCGAACCGCCTGAAGCTGGGCGGCGCGGTGTGGTTCACGACGGACCACGACGAGTACTTCGAGTTCGCGTGCGCGCAGGCGCGCGACACGGGCCTGTTCGAGTTGGACTTCACGGCGCCGCCCGCGAGCGCGCTCGAAACGAAATACGCGCTGAAGTGGCGTGAGCTGGGGCTGGGCGTGAACCACGTCCGCTTCCGGAAGATCAAGCACCCGGACGCGCCCGCGTTCGACATTCACCCCTACCCGGCCGAGGAGGCCCACGTGCCGCACGCCATCCTGACCCTGCCCGACACCCTGGACCTGAACGCCTTCGAGAAGTTCACCGCCCGCGACCCGCGCGGCGCGTACACCGTGATCCTGCTGGAGGCGTACCGCAGCGTGCGCCGCGACGAGTTCACGTTCCTCGCGCACGTCGTCGAGGACGAGCTGACGCAGGAGGTGCTCGTGAACGTGACGCGCCGCGCGGACGGCTCGTCGCTGGTGCGGCTGGGGCGGTTCGGCGGGCCGATCATCACGACGGGCGTGAAGGCCGCCGTGGCGACCGTGACGGCGTGGCTGGAGGAGCGCGGCGGCGTGGTGACGCACCGAGGCTACTGA
- a CDS encoding DUF6683 family protein, with product MRRTLLCLALACAAPAAAQDAFLNMFNSASQAALKGVGGSITAAPKAPAAPATVKTLDFKSSPQVSQQVRELFIKTLVDAGKKNGKVTPQLEAQLRAEFNKIDIVKTYAQALEPKGFRMNNLATGVAVWLITSFEILNDGREYTDAQNRKVYDQLASAMSASPDVARMKDADKQKMTELLLWMTAFQLNDLAQAQAGVEGYSVEAVQAQARDLLQTFRLDPAQLAITDQGLTRRGQ from the coding sequence ATGCGCCGAACCCTGCTGTGCCTTGCTCTCGCCTGCGCCGCGCCTGCGGCCGCGCAGGACGCGTTCCTGAATATGTTCAACAGTGCCAGTCAGGCGGCGCTGAAGGGCGTGGGGGGCAGCATCACGGCGGCGCCCAAAGCGCCTGCCGCGCCCGCCACAGTCAAGACGCTGGACTTCAAGTCGTCGCCGCAGGTGAGCCAGCAGGTCCGGGAGTTGTTCATCAAGACGCTCGTGGACGCCGGCAAGAAGAACGGCAAGGTCACGCCGCAACTCGAAGCGCAGCTGCGCGCGGAGTTCAACAAGATCGACATCGTGAAAACGTACGCGCAGGCGCTGGAGCCCAAGGGGTTCCGCATGAACAACCTCGCCACCGGCGTCGCGGTGTGGCTCATCACGAGCTTCGAGATCCTGAATGACGGGCGGGAGTACACGGACGCGCAGAACCGCAAGGTGTACGACCAGCTCGCGTCGGCCATGAGCGCGTCGCCGGACGTGGCGCGCATGAAGGACGCCGACAAGCAGAAGATGACCGAGTTGCTGCTGTGGATGACGGCGTTCCAGCTCAATGACCTCGCGCAGGCGCAGGCGGGCGTGGAGGGGTACTCCGTGGAGGCCGTGCAGGCGCAGGCGCGCGACCTGCTGCAGACGTTCCGCCTTGACCCGGCGCAACTGGCGATCACGGATCAGGGGCTCACGCGCCGGGGGCAGTGA
- a CDS encoding pseudouridine-5'-phosphate glycosidase has translation MTTTANPLVQYTPEVLDALQTGRPVVALESTIISHGMPYPQNVQTAREVEQVIRDAGAVPATIAVIAGELKAGLNDRELELLGTDKTVTKISTRDLPVTVATRAHGATTVATTMRLAHLAGIRVFATGGTGGVHRGASQTFDISADLTELARTAVTVVSAGVKSILDIPLTLEYLETQGVPVITLGAREFPAFYSRASGYASPLTLATPEEVARAMHAQQALGLPGGMLVANPIPEGAEIPASDINPHIEQALRDMDAQGVTGKDTTPYLLGRIVEITGGRSLEANIALVKNNARAAALIASAYASTRL, from the coding sequence ATGACCACGACCGCCAACCCCCTCGTCCAGTACACCCCCGAAGTGCTCGACGCCCTCCAGACCGGCCGCCCCGTCGTGGCGCTCGAAAGCACCATCATCAGCCACGGCATGCCGTACCCGCAGAACGTCCAGACCGCCCGCGAAGTCGAGCAGGTCATCCGCGACGCCGGCGCCGTCCCCGCCACCATCGCCGTCATCGCCGGCGAACTCAAGGCCGGCCTGAACGACCGCGAACTCGAACTGCTCGGCACCGACAAGACCGTCACCAAAATCAGCACCCGCGACCTGCCCGTCACCGTCGCCACCCGCGCGCACGGCGCCACCACCGTCGCCACCACCATGCGCCTCGCGCACCTCGCCGGCATCCGCGTGTTCGCCACCGGCGGCACCGGCGGCGTCCACCGGGGCGCCTCGCAGACCTTCGACATCAGCGCCGACCTCACCGAACTCGCCCGCACCGCCGTCACGGTCGTGAGCGCCGGCGTGAAGAGCATCCTCGACATTCCCCTCACCCTCGAGTACCTCGAAACGCAGGGCGTCCCCGTCATCACGCTCGGCGCGCGCGAATTCCCTGCGTTCTACTCCCGCGCCAGCGGTTACGCGTCGCCGCTCACGCTCGCCACCCCCGAAGAGGTCGCGCGCGCCATGCACGCCCAGCAGGCCCTCGGCCTGCCCGGCGGGATGCTTGTCGCCAACCCCATCCCCGAAGGCGCCGAAATTCCCGCCTCGGACATCAACCCCCACATTGAGCAGGCCCTGCGTGACATGGACGCCCAGGGCGTCACCGGCAAGGACACCACCCCGTACCTGCTCGGCCGCATCGTCGAAATCACCGGCGGTCGCAGCCTCGAAGCGAACATCGCCCTCGTCAAGAACAACGCCCGCGCCGCCGCGCTCATCGCCAGCGCGTACGCCAGCACCCGCCTGTAA